The Candidatus Mesenet endosymbiont of Agriotes lineatus region ATCATACTTCTTTAGCTGCAATTGCAGTTATTTTAGGGCATATGTTTCCAGTATGGCTAGAATTTAAAGGTGGAAAAGGTATTGCAACAACAATAGGGGTATTGCTAGCAATAAACTTATATGTTAGCACAATATTCATTTGCACATGGGCTATAGTTTTTATAACTTCCCGCTACTCTTCACTTTCTTCACTGATTGCTGTTTTAGTTTCAACAATGGCATCACTTTTCTACTTTAAAAATGCATTAGTAGCGTTAATTGTAGCCACACCGCTAATAATAATACGACACCATGAAAATATAATTAGGCTGATGAAAAGAGAGGAACATAAATTTTGTGCAAAGAAAGTTAATTAGCTAGCTCATTAATTTTCTTATATAATACATCATAACCTACTGCACCAGAAAACAAACTATCACCTATTATTGTAACTGGGATTCCATTTATACCTAAATCATTTGCTAATTTCCTGCTTTTTCCAATCATGACATCAATTTTATCAGCATTTTTGTTTAGGGAATTATCAAAATCGTGATTATCAATTCCTATACTTTTCACTATCTCATAAATAGCATCATCAGTAAGAGGATCATTATAACTTAAAGCAGCATCATAAAAGTCTAAATATTTACTACTATCAATAAAATGTACCGCTAAAGCAGCTCTTGTTGCTCTTAGTGAATTATCGCCAAGTATTGGTAAATCTCTAAATACATATTTTACCGTTCCACCAGCAATAAGCTGCTTTACGTCATCTTTCATCTTTTTACAGTATCCACATGCATAATCAAAAAACTCAACTACTACTATCCTGCTGTCTTTACTCCCTACAGTGGGGTAGGAAAAATCTAGCAGCTCATTTTTATAAACTTTTATCTGTTCTTTTACTTCACTACTTCTTGCTTCATTATTTTTCTTTTCATTATCTATTTGCCAACGGATTATAGAATCTAAAATCTTACTTGGATTATCACTGATATAATCATCTACTATCTTCTCAACTGATTCTTTATCAAGTGATTTTTTATTTTGCGTAAAAAATCGATCACTTACTATTGGCAAGCTTGCAACACCTACTATTATTCCTAATAAAAGTAATATTCTTAACATAACTATTATTTGTAGTTAAGTTGATAATATAACAGTAAAAATATAAAATTCAAATATTGTTTTGCACCTAAATCGCTATTCTAGTTAAGATATATACGAAGTATTGCTAAAAAAATTAACCAATGATATAACTATAGACATGAGCACCTTAAACTATTTAAAGTACCCAAGTGGAAAATTATATGGCTTATTAAAATATCGGCTAGGTCTTGTTATCTATTTTACTTATGTAGCTACTCTTATCATTAGGATAGCGTCGCAATTTAATAAAAATGGAGAAAAGCAAAGTGTCATCATTGCTAACATTTCTTTGGCATTACTAATATCATCAATATCTATGATGGTATCAATAATTAGTTTATATCACTTATGGAAAGATAAAGGATATAAAAAAGATACAAGAAAAGTTAGAATAACAGGTCATTCAATTGCACTTATAAATAGCATTACTACCGTAGTGCAGATCATAAGCTTAACTAGTATATTTGGCATTTCTTCAAAAGAGGGTAGTAATGTTAGTCTAAATACCATATTTAGCTTTATTGGAACACTAATGAGTATACTTATATTTTTCCCTATTGCTGTATACTGCAGGCATTATGATTACAAATCCAGCAAAACTTTGAAGGAACAGACAAAACATAAAGAAGAACGGAAAAAATACGAAAAAGAGCAAAAAAAACATAAAACGGTCATAATTATCTTATCTGCAATGCTTATGCTAGATTCAATTGCTATTGCAAATAAGATAATCAGTTTTTTAGAAAAAAAAGGTAGTTTCATAATAGAAAATACAACATTCAATTTAGGTGACGATATTACTTATTATTTCAATTTGAGCGCAACAATCGGAATTTTATGTGCAATAATAATGACGGGG contains the following coding sequences:
- the plsY gene encoding glycerol-3-phosphate 1-O-acyltransferase PlsY is translated as MVIFLISYLIGSIPFGLILTKMNGIDVKKVGSGNIGATNVLRTGSKKMAIATLFLDSLKGFIAVYATQNICNDHTSLAAIAVILGHMFPVWLEFKGGKGIATTIGVLLAINLYVSTIFICTWAIVFITSRYSSLSSLIAVLVSTMASLFYFKNALVALIVATPLIIIRHHENIIRLMKREEHKFCAKKVN
- a CDS encoding DsbA family protein, translated to MLRILLLLGIIVGVASLPIVSDRFFTQNKKSLDKESVEKIVDDYISDNPSKILDSIIRWQIDNEKKNNEARSSEVKEQIKVYKNELLDFSYPTVGSKDSRIVVVEFFDYACGYCKKMKDDVKQLIAGGTVKYVFRDLPILGDNSLRATRAALAVHFIDSSKYLDFYDAALSYNDPLTDDAIYEIVKSIGIDNHDFDNSLNKNADKIDVMIGKSRKLANDLGINGIPVTIIGDSLFSGAVGYDVLYKKINELAN